A stretch of the Sinorhizobium alkalisoli genome encodes the following:
- a CDS encoding amidase family protein, producing MHENEVFVRTASEPEAEGLTGLGIVAAAAAIRDGDISSESYTAALLQRARTHSDLNAFITIDEGAVLAAARNADKARAAGSTAPLLGVPLAVKDSYLTQGLRTTLGVRNLEGFVPEKNAEVVGAIKDAGGIIFGKNNLVEMSYGLTGNNSPYGQVKNPHNRNHVSGGSSSGAGASVAARIVPAALGGDTVGSIRVPASLCGVVGFKPTTGRWPGNGVAPISHTLDTTGVLASNVEDCALIDQIVTKAEATARSDRSDLKGVRLAYAPPQYLDLVEPDIEAHFNDTVRRLREAGAEIVSIDLGEDFASITEGATWNIFFHETMEAISGFLHRNGVPTSFDAIYNGLKPGLREAWGHVVLPSGPGYSRETYEAALSLDRPEIQRRFSEAFTRSGAVALLFPTTPCTAPLIEQQSKFAIADQEVSDLVLAKNTIAASLADLPGISIPTGLSKNGLPMGLEIDGAHGRDSSLLELARRVEATVGTTTSPV from the coding sequence ATGCACGAGAACGAAGTATTCGTTAGAACAGCCTCTGAGCCGGAAGCGGAAGGGCTCACCGGGCTTGGCATCGTCGCGGCGGCTGCTGCCATTCGTGATGGCGACATCTCGTCGGAGTCCTATACGGCCGCGCTCCTCCAGCGCGCCCGGACGCACTCCGATCTAAATGCGTTCATCACGATAGATGAGGGCGCTGTGCTGGCGGCGGCCAGAAATGCGGACAAGGCCCGCGCCGCTGGTTCCACTGCTCCCCTTCTCGGCGTTCCGTTGGCGGTCAAGGACAGCTATCTGACTCAAGGACTGCGAACGACGCTTGGGGTGCGGAATCTGGAAGGTTTCGTGCCGGAAAAGAACGCCGAGGTCGTTGGCGCGATCAAGGATGCTGGCGGCATCATCTTTGGCAAAAATAACCTCGTTGAGATGTCCTACGGCTTGACCGGCAACAACAGCCCCTATGGTCAGGTGAAAAATCCGCATAACCGCAATCATGTCTCTGGGGGTTCCTCCAGCGGGGCTGGCGCGTCCGTGGCGGCTCGAATCGTGCCCGCGGCCCTAGGGGGCGATACGGTAGGTTCGATCCGAGTGCCTGCGTCGCTGTGTGGCGTGGTCGGCTTCAAGCCGACGACGGGGCGGTGGCCAGGTAATGGGGTTGCCCCGATCTCTCATACCCTCGATACAACAGGCGTGCTTGCGAGCAACGTCGAAGACTGCGCCCTGATCGATCAAATCGTCACGAAGGCTGAAGCGACCGCACGCTCCGATCGGTCTGACCTCAAGGGTGTCAGGTTAGCCTATGCGCCTCCGCAATATCTTGATCTGGTTGAGCCTGACATCGAGGCGCATTTCAACGACACGGTTCGGCGGCTACGCGAGGCTGGTGCCGAGATTGTCTCGATAGATCTTGGAGAAGACTTCGCCTCGATCACCGAAGGGGCAACGTGGAACATCTTTTTCCATGAGACGATGGAAGCGATCTCTGGATTTCTTCATCGCAACGGCGTTCCTACTTCATTCGACGCGATCTATAACGGTTTGAAACCCGGTCTTAGAGAAGCTTGGGGGCACGTAGTCCTGCCGAGCGGACCCGGATATTCTCGCGAGACATATGAGGCAGCGCTATCGCTCGATCGACCGGAAATTCAGCGCCGATTCAGCGAAGCCTTTACTCGCAGCGGGGCTGTTGCACTTCTCTTTCCAACGACTCCCTGCACGGCACCATTGATCGAGCAGCAGTCGAAGTTCGCAATCGCGGATCAGGAGGTCAGCGATCTGGTTCTGGCAAAGAACACCATCGCTGCGAGCCTAGCCGATTTGCCAGGTATAAGCATTCCTACGGGCCTGTCTAAAAACGGGCTTCCGATGGGGCTTGAGATTGACGGTGCGCACGGGCGTGACAGTAGCCTCCTCGAACTCGCACGTCGTGTGGAAGCGACCGTCGGGACGACGACATCACCCGTCTGA
- a CDS encoding DUF6130 family protein, with product MILLIKTLAAATAATVLATGAFAQSAREIRGPSPYVAVENEPAPKLIVDPPLPEGIAQGVYWAQYRVENLRIVPVFGAGAVDVSPRIGHLHVIVDDLPWWWADASDNNTVDIANFPPGPHKVNIRLVDANHNVIPGQEVTHTFTVPDTAAPHTH from the coding sequence ATGATCCTGCTCATCAAGACCCTTGCCGCCGCCACCGCCGCTACTGTGCTCGCAACCGGCGCATTCGCCCAGAGCGCGCGGGAGATCCGCGGCCCTTCACCCTATGTCGCCGTCGAGAACGAGCCCGCGCCTAAGCTGATCGTCGACCCCCCGCTTCCCGAAGGGATTGCCCAGGGTGTCTACTGGGCCCAGTACCGGGTGGAGAACCTGCGCATCGTACCGGTGTTCGGAGCCGGCGCCGTCGACGTGTCTCCACGCATCGGGCATCTCCACGTTATCGTCGATGACCTGCCGTGGTGGTGGGCAGACGCGAGCGACAACAACACCGTCGATATAGCCAATTTCCCGCCCGGCCCGCACAAGGTGAATATCCGGTTGGTCGACGCCAATCACAACGTGATCCCCGGGCAGGAGGTGACGCATACGTTCACCGTCCCCGACACGGCGGCTCCTCACACGCACTGA